The sequence below is a genomic window from Betaproteobacteria bacterium.
ACTGGTTTTTGTCAGGCAAAAGACCGGGTGGGGCTGGTCGAAGGTCTTGGCGACGGCAAGATCGGCGTTATCGCGGGCCATGGCTGCCGCCAGTCGCGCGATCAAATCCAGCGGCAGGAACGGCGAATCGCAAGGGACGGTAGCGATGAGCGGATGGCCGGCATGCGCCATGCCAATCTGCAGCCCCGCGAGTGGTCCGGCGAAGCCGTCGATGGCATCAGGTATGACACGCGGGCCGAAAGCGGCGTATTCGACGAGGTTGCGATTGGCGTTGATCAGCACGTCATCGACCTGCGGCGCGAGCCGCTCCAGCACATGTGCGACCATCGGTTTCCCGCGGAAAATCCGCAGCCCCTTGTCGATATTGCCCATCCGGGAACCGCGGCCGCCGGCAAGAATAAGGCCGGTGATCTTCATGCTTTCTCCGGTGCTGGATGGTGAACGGTATCGCGTACCAGCCGCGCGGCGCCCGTGAAAAGCAGGTAATGCTTGTTCACCGCGCGCCCGATCATGGTGATGCCGGTTTTCTGCGCGATCTCATACCCCATCTGCGTAAGCCCGGAACGCGAGACCAGGAATGGAATGCCCATCTGCGCAGCCTTGATCACCATTTCGCTGGTGAGCCGTCCGGTCGTGTAGAAAATCTTGTCGCCGCCGTTGACGCCTTCCAGCCACATCCAGCCGGCGATGGCATCGACCGCGTTGTGTCGGCCGACATCTTCGATGAACGTGAGAATCTCCGTACCCGCCGCCAGCGCGCATCCATGCACCGCACCCGCCTGCTTGTAGATCGATTCATACACTCGCACATTATTCAGCAGCCCGTACAGCGTTTCTTCCGATAGGCGAACGTCCCCGGGCAGCTTCACATTTTCCAGGTCCGCCATCAGGTCGCCGAATACCGTGCCTTCGCCGCAGCCCGTGGTCTTGGTGCGCTTGGCCATTTTCTCGTCGAGGTTCTTGAGGCCGCTGCGCGTCACCACCGCGCAGGCATTGACTTCCCAATCGACCTGCACCGAGACGATCTCGTCGATCGATTCCAGCAGGCGCTGGTTACGCAAATAGCCGATCACCAGCGCCTCGGGTGCCGCGCCGAGCGTCATAATGGTGAGGATTTCGCGCTTGTCGACGTAGATCGTCAGCGGATGTTCGCCGGCAATCGGCGTGGGCCGCACGGCGCCGGTCTCGTCAAGGGCATCGACGGTAAAGGTGGAGGGGCGGGCAGAACAGGAAAGGAGGGGACGATACGTCATGTTCAATTCACAAGGATGACAAACTCAAGCACTGGTGCGGTTTACGGGGCCATAGCGCCCGGAAAGCCGCGTCTATGCTAGGGTTTTACTGTCCAAGTACTCCCCGCAACCACACGATCAGCGGATATAGATCCTCGAAGTTTCCCGCAAGTTCCTTTGCCAGATCTTTCGACTTGTGTTTCTTCATATCGATTTCCAGAAAGCTGAAAAAGTGCCGGTTCTTGATCATGTCCATCATTGGATGGTCGGCCGGCAAATGCTGATAGCCCTTCGGCGCACGCAGCATGCGGTCTTCTTCCGAGAGCCCACCAAAGGTCGCGAGGAAGCGTTTGTTCTTCAAAAGCTTCGCCACCGCATCCGGTTCCGCGAGGATTTCGTGGCGAATCTTGTTCAGCGTTTCCGGCTCCGGCATATACACGCCGCCGCCCAAGCCAAGAATGCCCTCATGATTAATCTGGAAGTAGTAACCCGGCACCGCCTTGTGATCTTTCTTCTCGCCGATCATGGCTGAGAACTGCGTTTTGTACGGCTCTTTGTTGTGGGAAAAACGCACGTCTCGGTAGATGCGGAACAGCGACTTCTTCGGGTCCACGTGTTCGATGCGTTCATCGAACCTGGCAATGCGCTGGATGATGTCCGCCACCAGTTCCGTGAACTCCTCGCGCAGGATGTCGTAGTTCGGCTTGTTGTGCAGGAACCACGGACGGTTGTTGTTTTCCGAG
It includes:
- the mobA gene encoding molybdenum cofactor guanylyltransferase MobA; protein product: MKITGLILAGGRGSRMGNIDKGLRIFRGKPMVAHVLERLAPQVDDVLINANRNLVEYAAFGPRVIPDAIDGFAGPLAGLQIGMAHAGHPLIATVPCDSPFLPLDLIARLAAAMARDNADLAVAKTFDQPHPVFCLTKTSLAPHLQAFLESGQRKIDKWYATLHVVEVPFDDEEAAFSNINTVDELNAFEQSRH
- a CDS encoding DUF2461 domain-containing protein, with protein sequence MPALLQFLKELSENNNRPWFLHNKPNYDILREEFTELVADIIQRIARFDERIEHVDPKKSLFRIYRDVRFSHNKEPYKTQFSAMIGEKKDHKAVPGYYFQINHEGILGLGGGVYMPEPETLNKIRHEILAEPDAVAKLLKNKRFLATFGGLSEEDRMLRAPKGYQHLPADHPMMDMIKNRHFFSFLEIDMKKHKSKDLAKELAGNFEDLYPLIVWLRGVLGQ
- a CDS encoding formate dehydrogenase accessory sulfurtransferase FdhD, whose protein sequence is MTYRPLLSCSARPSTFTVDALDETGAVRPTPIAGEHPLTIYVDKREILTIMTLGAAPEALVIGYLRNQRLLESIDEIVSVQVDWEVNACAVVTRSGLKNLDEKMAKRTKTTGCGEGTVFGDLMADLENVKLPGDVRLSEETLYGLLNNVRVYESIYKQAGAVHGCALAAGTEILTFIEDVGRHNAVDAIAGWMWLEGVNGGDKIFYTTGRLTSEMVIKAAQMGIPFLVSRSGLTQMGYEIAQKTGITMIGRAVNKHYLLFTGAARLVRDTVHHPAPEKA